The following coding sequences lie in one Deinococcus sp. JMULE3 genomic window:
- the cas1c gene encoding type I-C CRISPR-associated endonuclease Cas1c — MRQLLNTLYVQTQGSYLHLDTDNIRVDVDRQRKAMIPLHHVEGIVVFGNVLLSPYLIHRLARDHKPVTWLTEFGRFMARTETPVSGNVLLRTAQHAAACDPARTLAVARFVAAGKLQNQKTTLMRAAREAQDNDPDLLRQAARDINAQIGALPLTGTVDEVRGVEGAAARTYWEVFPLMLRANRDFFWLTERTRRPARDPINSLLNFVYTVLANDCASAAQSVGLDPQVGFLHALRPGRASLALDLMEELRPATADRAILTLINRQQLTPRDFQQHEGGAVTITEDARRTILAHLTDRRKEEVTHPLTARKTPLGLIPHVQARLLAQHLRGDRAHYPPYLHR, encoded by the coding sequence GTGAGGCAACTCCTGAACACCCTGTACGTGCAGACGCAGGGCAGCTACCTGCACCTCGACACCGACAACATCCGCGTGGACGTGGACCGCCAGCGCAAAGCGATGATTCCCCTGCATCACGTCGAGGGAATCGTCGTGTTCGGGAACGTGCTGCTCTCCCCGTACCTGATTCACCGCCTGGCCCGCGACCACAAGCCCGTCACGTGGCTCACGGAATTCGGGCGGTTCATGGCCCGCACCGAAACGCCCGTCAGCGGGAACGTCCTGCTGCGGACCGCGCAGCACGCCGCCGCGTGCGACCCCGCCCGCACGCTGGCCGTGGCGCGCTTCGTAGCTGCCGGGAAACTGCAGAACCAGAAGACCACCCTGATGCGCGCTGCCCGCGAAGCGCAGGACAACGACCCGGACCTGCTCCGGCAGGCCGCCAGGGACATCAACGCCCAGATCGGCGCGCTCCCCCTGACCGGCACCGTCGACGAGGTCCGAGGTGTCGAGGGAGCCGCTGCCCGCACGTACTGGGAAGTCTTTCCGCTGATGCTGCGAGCGAACCGGGACTTCTTCTGGTTGACGGAACGCACCCGCCGCCCCGCCCGCGACCCCATCAACTCCCTTCTAAACTTCGTGTACACCGTCCTCGCCAACGACTGCGCCAGCGCCGCCCAGAGCGTCGGCCTCGATCCGCAGGTGGGATTCCTGCACGCCCTGCGCCCCGGACGGGCCAGCCTCGCACTGGACCTGATGGAGGAACTGCGACCCGCTACCGCCGACCGCGCCATCCTGACCCTCATCAACCGCCAGCAGCTCACGCCCCGCGACTTCCAGCAGCACGAAGGGGGGGCCGTGACCATCACCGAAGACGCCCGGCGCACGATCCTCGCGCACCTCACGGACCGCCGGAAGGAGGAAGTCACGCACCCGCTGACCGCCCGCAAGACCCCGCTGGGCCTGATCCCGCACGTACAGGCCCGCCTGCTGGCGCAGCACCTGCGTGGGGACCGCGCCCACTACCCGCCGTACCTGCACCGATGA
- the cas2 gene encoding CRISPR-associated endonuclease Cas2, translated as MIDLLVCYDVATTTEGGRRRLRRVAKVCVAHGQRVQNSVFEVSVSDTQLLTLRQKLLDILDPTEDSIRIYRLRQPRDSFVEAYGRDRYVNFHDPLIL; from the coding sequence ATGATTGACCTGCTCGTCTGCTACGACGTCGCCACGACCACCGAAGGCGGTCGGCGACGACTGCGCCGCGTGGCGAAAGTCTGCGTCGCGCACGGACAACGCGTGCAGAACAGCGTGTTCGAAGTGAGCGTGAGCGACACGCAACTGCTGACCCTCCGGCAGAAACTACTGGACATCCTGGACCCGACGGAGGACAGCATCCGCATCTACCGCCTGCGGCAACCTCGCGACAGCTTCGTCGAAGCATATGGCCGGGACCGGTACGTGAACTTCCACGACCCCCTGATCCTGTAA